One region of Salinirubrum litoreum genomic DNA includes:
- a CDS encoding cytochrome c oxidase subunit 3, protein MSTEDSHDDHGHHLPAVEDWPRGFGEASWWPFVTALGGAGIYVAAALYVLGTGTNPLVGPMVGVGVAVASVGLFLVGIYGWLYHAFVSTFWSRDADSSGGAGLRWGMLAFLGSEIGTFGALFTYYFFIRSGTGWSTTGLPDLVNSLVLANTALLVASSFTLHWAHVAIRNDNRRNFLLGLGLTLLLGLVFIGGQVLEYYEFIVEKGFTLTSGLFASAFFGLTGLHGLHVTLGAVIIGIVFVRGLRGQYSAERHVSVTTASMYWHFVDIIWVFLVVVLYLGAAT, encoded by the coding sequence ATGAGTACGGAAGATTCACACGACGATCACGGGCACCACCTCCCGGCGGTCGAAGACTGGCCGCGCGGGTTCGGTGAGGCCTCGTGGTGGCCCTTCGTGACGGCACTCGGCGGGGCCGGCATCTACGTGGCGGCCGCGCTGTACGTCCTCGGGACCGGGACCAACCCCCTCGTCGGGCCGATGGTCGGAGTGGGCGTCGCTGTCGCCAGCGTCGGCCTGTTCCTCGTCGGCATCTACGGCTGGCTCTACCACGCCTTCGTCAGTACCTTCTGGAGCAGAGACGCCGACTCCTCCGGCGGTGCCGGCCTGCGCTGGGGAATGTTAGCCTTCCTCGGCTCCGAGATCGGCACCTTCGGGGCACTGTTCACCTACTACTTCTTCATCAGGTCCGGGACCGGGTGGTCCACCACGGGACTGCCCGACTTGGTGAACTCGCTGGTGCTGGCGAACACGGCCCTGCTGGTCGCCTCGTCGTTCACGCTCCACTGGGCACACGTCGCCATCCGGAACGATAACCGCCGCAACTTCCTGCTGGGTCTGGGGCTGACGCTCCTGCTCGGTCTCGTGTTCATCGGCGGGCAGGTGCTGGAGTACTACGAGTTCATCGTCGAGAAGGGCTTCACGCTCACCTCGGGGCTGTTCGCGTCGGCCTTCTTCGGGCTGACCGGCCTCCACGGCCTCCACGTCACCCTCGGTGCGGTGATCATCGGCATCGTCTTCGTCCGCGGCCTGCGCGGGCAGTACTCCGCCGAACGCCACGTCTCGGTGACGACGGCCTCGATGTACTGGCACTTCGTGGACATCATCTGGGTCTTCCTCGTCGTCGTGCTGTACCTCGGCGCGGCCACGTAA
- a CDS encoding SLC13 family permease has protein sequence MFGLPVGMLVVFALVVAAVVLFVTEAVSPDVTAVGLLVALAVLGPWTGISATEALAGFSNPATITILAMYVLSRGIGNTGLVRRLGAEVGAVTRGSESRLLAAIVALTGPIAGVINNTPVVAVFIPMVTDLAEDAGVSPSKLLLPLSYASMLGGTLTLIGTAGNLIASDVAAERLGAPFTMFEFTALGAVVLVAGSAYLLVVAPRLIPERVSPGDRTARYEVEAYLGRVLVPSRSPLVGATASEVVADAARDLDIDVLDIVRGDDHFLAGSGREIESRDILTVRGNPETIKQFVDLADLRLLPRATVTDAELDPEGKRPTLVEVVVPTGSDLVGETVAGSRLRERYDATILAIRLAGGELIREEFSDVTLSAGDSLLLQTTPESAEFLVESRDLVATGELVDDLIAEIRSRGLAPTTVPALVIVFGVVALAALGVVPIVVAALGGVVAMIVTGCLTASEAYDAVNWSVIFLLAGILPLGRALQETGGVDLLASAVISASAVLPVLAVVAVFYLLTGLLANLITPVASIVLLAPVAISTAEGIGASGFAFLLAVTFGGSTAFMTPVGYQTNLMVYGPGGYRFTDYVRVGGPLQLLLTVVTTLGIWLLYGLDAPI, from the coding sequence GTGTTCGGCCTGCCGGTCGGGATGCTCGTCGTCTTCGCGCTGGTCGTCGCCGCGGTCGTGCTGTTCGTCACCGAAGCCGTCTCGCCGGACGTGACCGCCGTTGGGTTGCTGGTCGCACTCGCGGTGCTCGGGCCGTGGACCGGTATCTCGGCGACCGAGGCGCTCGCGGGCTTCTCGAACCCCGCGACGATCACGATTCTGGCGATGTACGTGTTGAGTCGGGGGATCGGCAACACCGGACTCGTCCGGCGGTTGGGAGCCGAGGTCGGGGCCGTGACACGCGGGAGCGAGTCGCGGCTCTTGGCGGCCATCGTCGCACTGACCGGCCCCATCGCGGGCGTCATCAACAACACGCCGGTCGTCGCCGTCTTCATCCCGATGGTGACCGATCTGGCCGAAGACGCCGGGGTCTCGCCGTCGAAACTCCTGTTGCCCCTGTCGTACGCCTCCATGCTCGGCGGGACACTCACCTTGATCGGAACCGCCGGGAACCTGATCGCCTCGGACGTGGCCGCCGAGCGACTCGGCGCTCCCTTCACGATGTTCGAGTTCACCGCGCTGGGCGCGGTGGTGCTGGTCGCCGGGAGCGCGTACCTGCTCGTGGTCGCGCCGCGACTCATCCCCGAACGCGTCTCGCCCGGCGACCGGACCGCCCGGTACGAGGTCGAGGCGTACCTCGGGCGCGTGCTGGTCCCGAGTCGGTCGCCGCTCGTGGGTGCGACCGCGAGCGAGGTCGTCGCGGACGCGGCCCGCGACCTGGACATCGACGTGCTGGACATCGTGCGCGGCGACGACCACTTCCTCGCGGGCAGCGGCCGGGAGATCGAGTCGCGGGACATCCTCACGGTTCGGGGGAACCCGGAGACGATCAAGCAGTTCGTCGACCTCGCGGACCTGCGCCTGCTCCCGCGTGCGACCGTGACCGACGCCGAGTTGGACCCCGAGGGGAAACGCCCGACGCTCGTGGAGGTGGTCGTGCCGACCGGGTCCGACCTGGTGGGCGAGACGGTGGCCGGCAGTCGACTCCGGGAGCGGTACGACGCGACGATCCTGGCGATCCGGCTCGCGGGCGGGGAGTTGATCCGCGAGGAGTTCAGTGACGTGACGCTCTCTGCCGGCGACTCGCTGCTGCTCCAGACGACACCGGAGTCGGCGGAGTTCCTCGTCGAGTCGCGTGATCTGGTCGCCACCGGCGAACTGGTGGACGACCTGATCGCGGAGATCCGGAGTCGCGGCCTCGCGCCGACGACGGTGCCGGCGCTGGTGATCGTCTTCGGGGTGGTGGCGCTGGCGGCACTCGGGGTCGTGCCGATCGTCGTCGCGGCGCTGGGCGGCGTGGTGGCGATGATCGTCACGGGCTGTCTGACGGCCTCGGAGGCCTACGACGCGGTGAACTGGAGCGTGATCTTCCTGCTCGCCGGGATTCTGCCCCTCGGTCGCGCCCTGCAGGAGACCGGCGGCGTCGACCTGCTGGCGAGTGCGGTGATCTCGGCGTCGGCGGTCCTCCCCGTGTTGGCGGTCGTCGCCGTGTTCTACCTGCTGACGGGCCTGCTGGCGAACCTGATCACGCCGGTCGCCAGCATCGTCCTGCTCGCGCCGGTCGCCATCTCTACTGCCGAGGGCATCGGCGCGAGTGGGTTCGCGTTCCTGCTGGCGGTGACGTTCGGTGGCTCGACCGCGTTCATGACGCCGGTCGGGTACCAGACGAACCTGATGGTGTACGGACCGGGTGGGTACCGGTTCACGGACTACGTGCGCGTCGGCGGGCCGCTTCAGTTGTTGCTGACCGTCGTGACGACACTCGGCATCTGGCTGTTGTACGGACTCGACGCACCGATCTGA
- a CDS encoding winged helix-turn-helix domain-containing protein: protein MSSDDSHDTRDEEEFPAEGEAVGSEGGTREELRKTRERLEEEADKAVTEFDQSIVDLLAWLLDTETRARIYVYLRQHPDSTSDEVADGTGLYPSTVREALAELHEEGTVTRGKRENAGAGNNPYEYEAIAPSELVRGVVGDVQRELNTVFNLDDKLGGESDEDDLLGSDTAEGSAPAETEPVTITVQDADDDEE, encoded by the coding sequence ATGTCTTCGGACGATAGTCACGACACACGGGACGAGGAGGAGTTCCCCGCCGAGGGAGAGGCTGTCGGATCGGAAGGCGGCACGCGCGAGGAACTGCGAAAGACGCGCGAGCGGCTGGAAGAGGAGGCGGACAAGGCGGTCACGGAGTTCGACCAGAGCATCGTCGACCTGCTCGCGTGGCTGCTGGACACCGAGACCCGCGCTCGCATCTACGTCTACCTCAGGCAACACCCCGACAGCACCAGCGACGAGGTAGCCGACGGAACCGGACTGTACCCGAGCACGGTCCGCGAGGCACTCGCCGAGTTGCACGAGGAGGGCACCGTCACGCGCGGCAAACGGGAGAACGCCGGCGCGGGCAACAACCCCTACGAGTACGAGGCCATCGCGCCGAGCGAACTCGTCCGCGGCGTCGTCGGCGACGTGCAGCGCGAACTGAACACGGTGTTCAACCTCGACGACAAACTCGGCGGGGAGTCGGACGAGGACGACCTGCTCGGCAGCGACACGGCCGAGGGGTCGGCCCCGGCGGAGACGGAACCGGTGACGATCACGGTACAGGACGCGGACGACGACGAGGAGTGA
- a CDS encoding acyltransferase: MTDETVPADDAGSDDDTVDDTDSESDAESTDSERRHHRLTRHPTGGPRNSLQSWTDHRSPLIVARNYALIWLIRISPSLRLKNVLLRAIGVTVGEGVSWGLEATPDVFWPNLITLGDDVIVGYDATLLCHEFLQDEYRTGEVVLGDRAMIGAGAIVLPGVEIGADAQVAANSLVTEDVPAGATVAGVPAEIVGGRGASEESAESDDDE; encoded by the coding sequence GTGACAGACGAGACGGTCCCTGCCGACGACGCCGGGTCGGACGACGATACTGTCGACGACACCGACAGCGAGTCGGATGCCGAGTCGACCGACAGCGAGCGTCGCCACCACCGACTCACTCGCCACCCGACCGGCGGCCCGCGCAACTCCCTCCAGTCGTGGACCGACCACCGATCGCCGCTGATCGTCGCCCGGAACTACGCGCTGATCTGGCTGATCCGCATCTCGCCGAGTCTCCGACTGAAGAACGTCCTCCTGCGGGCCATCGGCGTCACGGTCGGCGAGGGCGTCTCGTGGGGGCTGGAGGCGACGCCGGACGTGTTCTGGCCGAACCTGATCACGCTCGGCGACGACGTGATCGTCGGCTACGACGCGACTCTGCTGTGTCACGAGTTCTTGCAGGACGAGTACAGAACTGGAGAGGTCGTCCTCGGCGACCGGGCGATGATCGGCGCGGGGGCGATCGTCCTGCCCGGCGTGGAGATCGGTGCCGACGCGCAGGTGGCCGCGAACTCGCTCGTCACCGAAGACGTGCCGGCGGGGGCAACGGTGGCCGGTGTGCCGGCGGAGATCGTCGGGGGGCGTGGTGCCAGTGAGGAGTCGGCCGAGAGCGACGACGACGAGTAG
- a CDS encoding DUF1648 domain-containing protein, whose protein sequence is MRSSRRTDSVALTLVGLSVVASVVLYATLPSEMAVQFSDGTPSSVVSKPVGAFAVPAVGVVVVVGIRLAPRLGLDRTRSPDLGVLLTGVIVAYVHALILLWNTGTRFQPTLAVLPLLVVVIGITVYVKSRGTESGV, encoded by the coding sequence ATGCGCTCCAGTCGCCGCACCGACAGTGTCGCCCTGACACTCGTCGGCCTGTCGGTCGTCGCCAGTGTCGTCCTCTACGCGACGCTCCCGAGCGAGATGGCGGTCCAGTTCTCCGACGGGACGCCGTCGTCGGTCGTCTCGAAGCCGGTCGGCGCGTTCGCCGTCCCCGCCGTGGGTGTGGTCGTCGTCGTCGGCATCCGCCTCGCACCGCGTCTCGGTCTCGACCGGACCCGGAGTCCCGACCTCGGCGTCCTGCTGACCGGCGTGATCGTCGCGTACGTCCACGCGCTGATCCTGCTGTGGAACACGGGGACGCGCTTCCAGCCGACGCTCGCAGTGCTCCCGCTACTGGTCGTCGTGATCGGGATCACGGTCTACGTCAAAAGTCGCGGAACCGAATCCGGCGTCTGA
- a CDS encoding phosphopantetheine adenylyltransferase, translating into MNVALGGTFDPVHDGHRALFDRAFELGDVTVGLTSDELAPRTRHVDRYVRPFDERKRDLVAELSEYADRYDREFEVRELTEPTGIATEPGFDTLIVSPETRDGGRRVNEIRAERDLPPLDIEVVDHVPAEDGERISSTRIVRGEIDEHGNLTPDREGRASPAEYEARTNE; encoded by the coding sequence ATGAACGTCGCGCTGGGCGGGACCTTCGACCCGGTTCACGACGGCCACCGCGCGCTCTTCGACCGGGCCTTCGAACTCGGCGACGTGACCGTCGGGCTGACGAGTGACGAACTCGCACCACGGACCCGCCACGTCGACCGCTACGTCAGACCCTTCGACGAGCGGAAGCGCGACCTCGTGGCCGAACTCAGCGAGTACGCCGACCGCTACGACCGCGAGTTCGAGGTGCGCGAACTGACCGAACCGACCGGCATCGCCACCGAACCGGGCTTCGACACGCTGATCGTCTCCCCGGAGACGAGAGACGGCGGTCGCCGAGTCAACGAGATCCGCGCAGAACGCGACCTCCCGCCGCTCGACATCGAGGTCGTTGACCACGTCCCCGCCGAAGACGGCGAGCGCATCTCCTCGACCCGGATCGTGCGCGGCGAGATCGACGAACACGGCAACCTGACGCCCGACCGCGAGGGCCGCGCCTCCCCGGCGGAGTACGAAGCGCGGACGAACGAGTAG
- a CDS encoding mechanosensitive ion channel family protein, producing MVGSLFGGSVSVTATETTPLVTAREVILGVPGRIWLALGIVLLGVVLGYLVNLVNRRLLRRAGVPESIEGTAFERTARSLDTSTVDLVGQLSMYFVVGLSILVALSVAEVDVLTVFWGEVAVFLPGLFLAVLIVLVGLVVGDKVEIVVRDRLSGIKLPQVGILPLLAKYSVFYVALLIALATINVPISALLVLLGGYVFGVVFLGGIAFKDMLASGAAGMYLLLNQPYSIGDQVEVGGQRGIVQEVDVFVTHVESEGEEYIVPNRKVFENGIVRVRS from the coding sequence ATGGTCGGCTCCCTGTTCGGTGGCTCGGTGAGTGTGACGGCCACCGAAACGACACCGCTCGTCACCGCCCGTGAGGTGATTCTCGGTGTTCCCGGCCGAATCTGGCTCGCGCTCGGCATCGTCCTCCTGGGCGTGGTCCTCGGCTACCTCGTGAACCTCGTCAACAGGCGACTCCTCCGACGCGCCGGCGTCCCCGAGTCGATTGAGGGGACCGCCTTCGAGCGCACCGCCCGGAGTCTCGACACCTCGACGGTCGATCTCGTCGGCCAGTTGTCGATGTACTTCGTCGTCGGTCTCTCGATCCTCGTGGCGCTGTCGGTGGCGGAAGTGGACGTGTTGACGGTGTTCTGGGGCGAGGTCGCCGTCTTCCTCCCCGGGCTGTTTCTCGCGGTCCTCATCGTGCTGGTCGGCCTGGTCGTCGGCGACAAAGTCGAGATCGTCGTCCGGGACCGGCTCAGCGGGATCAAACTCCCGCAGGTCGGGATCCTCCCCCTGCTCGCCAAGTACAGCGTCTTCTACGTCGCACTCCTCATCGCACTCGCCACGATCAACGTCCCGATCAGCGCCCTGCTCGTCCTGCTCGGTGGCTACGTCTTCGGGGTCGTCTTCCTCGGCGGGATCGCGTTCAAAGACATGCTCGCGTCCGGTGCGGCGGGTATGTACCTCCTGCTCAATCAGCCGTACAGCATCGGCGATCAGGTCGAGGTCGGCGGCCAGCGTGGCATCGTCCAGGAGGTGGACGTGTTCGTCACGCACGTCGAGTCGGAAGGTGAGGAGTACATCGTCCCGAACCGCAAGGTGTTCGAGAACGGCATCGTCCGCGTCCGGAGCTGA
- the purD gene encoding phosphoribosylamine--glycine ligase: MSETVLLVGGGGREHAIARAVAPDADLYACASNRNPGIDALAEEVRVLSETDAGAVVEYAEAVGADLAVIGPESALAAGVADALDAAGVYTFGPQAEQARIETDKAFQRRFMEEESIPGCPDFAVFEDTEAACDYIDDYDGDLAVKPVGLTGGKGVKVIGDQVTREEAKAYLRDSEYEGVVLEERLVGEEFTVQAFVADGEFRATPAVQDHKRAYEGDEGPNTGGMGSYTDATMHLPFMTPADYAEAVDVLDATVDALDGYKGVLYGQFMLTAEGVTVVEFNARFGDPEAMNTLPVLETPFVDVLTSARDGEPLPELEFAERATVCKYAVPDGYPTDPEAGAPVTVDEASLVAASEGRDGEALLFYASVDAGEDGILTTTSRSFAVVGVADTIAEAEAIADAALAGETAGLRVRHDIGTEALVQKRIDHVAEMRD, encoded by the coding sequence ATGAGCGAGACTGTCCTGCTCGTGGGTGGCGGCGGGCGCGAACACGCCATCGCCCGCGCGGTCGCCCCCGACGCCGACCTGTACGCCTGTGCGAGCAACCGAAACCCCGGCATCGACGCCCTCGCAGAGGAGGTCCGGGTCCTCTCGGAGACCGACGCCGGTGCAGTCGTCGAGTACGCCGAGGCGGTCGGCGCGGACCTCGCGGTGATCGGTCCCGAGTCGGCCCTCGCGGCGGGCGTCGCGGACGCCCTCGACGCGGCCGGCGTCTACACTTTCGGCCCGCAGGCCGAACAGGCCCGCATCGAGACGGACAAGGCGTTCCAGCGGCGGTTCATGGAAGAGGAGTCCATCCCTGGCTGTCCCGACTTCGCGGTGTTCGAGGACACCGAGGCCGCCTGCGACTACATCGACGACTACGACGGCGACCTCGCGGTCAAGCCGGTCGGTCTCACCGGCGGGAAGGGCGTGAAGGTTATCGGCGATCAGGTGACACGCGAGGAGGCGAAGGCGTACCTCCGCGATTCGGAGTACGAGGGCGTCGTCCTCGAAGAACGACTCGTCGGCGAGGAGTTCACCGTGCAGGCGTTCGTCGCCGACGGCGAGTTCCGCGCAACGCCCGCAGTGCAGGACCACAAACGCGCCTACGAGGGCGACGAGGGACCGAACACCGGCGGGATGGGGAGTTACACCGACGCGACGATGCACCTCCCGTTCATGACGCCCGCGGACTACGCCGAAGCAGTCGACGTGCTGGACGCGACCGTCGACGCACTGGACGGCTACAAGGGCGTCCTCTACGGCCAGTTCATGCTGACCGCCGAGGGCGTGACGGTCGTGGAGTTCAACGCCCGGTTCGGCGACCCCGAGGCGATGAACACCCTGCCCGTCCTCGAGACGCCCTTCGTCGACGTGCTCACGAGCGCCAGAGACGGCGAACCGCTCCCGGAACTCGAGTTCGCGGAGCGCGCGACCGTCTGCAAGTACGCCGTGCCCGACGGCTACCCGACCGACCCCGAGGCCGGCGCACCGGTCACGGTCGACGAGGCGAGTCTCGTGGCCGCCAGCGAGGGGCGTGACGGCGAGGCACTGCTGTTCTACGCGAGCGTCGACGCCGGCGAGGACGGCATCCTGACGACCACCTCCCGGTCGTTCGCGGTCGTCGGAGTCGCCGACACCATCGCGGAGGCGGAGGCGATCGCCGACGCCGCTCTCGCGGGCGAGACCGCGGGACTCCGCGTCCGGCACGACATCGGGACCGAGGCCCTCGTCCAGAAACGGATCGACCACGTCGCCGAGATGCGGGACTGA
- a CDS encoding cyclin family protein yields the protein MYSARDQVDNEEWLAEIEQASDRLGLGTEARSYATDLFLSHVPEADRSKQAIAAASLYAGSLIAGEGQTQTDVADAMDVARLSVQQHWKPILRDAGFEVPDW from the coding sequence GTGTACAGCGCCCGCGATCAGGTGGACAACGAGGAGTGGTTGGCCGAGATCGAACAGGCCAGCGACCGCCTCGGTCTCGGCACCGAAGCGCGCTCCTACGCGACCGACCTCTTTCTCTCGCACGTCCCCGAGGCCGACCGATCCAAACAGGCCATCGCGGCCGCGTCTCTGTACGCCGGGTCGTTGATCGCCGGGGAAGGCCAGACCCAGACCGACGTCGCCGACGCGATGGACGTGGCTCGACTCAGCGTCCAACAGCACTGGAAACCGATCCTGCGTGACGCCGGATTCGAAGTCCCCGACTGGTAG
- the dacZ gene encoding diadenylate cyclase, whose translation MATLAELLDDLVADVDGVFLFSPSASYYERFDSRDDLVVIAPENTVDAETFVRLPLEFTNVEDRIKFGIEGAMDENIVEEGDTVICSASMFDGDADTLTRVRVGENMRSGVYDLIVNSRADPNVVRDVFEVAVELGKKGQKGKPVGALFVVGDAGKVMNKSRPLSYNPFEKSHVHVGDPIVNVMLKEFSRLDGAFVVSDSGKIVSAYRYLEPAAEGVDIPKGLGARHMAGGAITRDTNAIAIVLSESDGLVRAFKGGKLILEIDPEDY comes from the coding sequence ATGGCGACGCTAGCCGAGTTACTCGACGACCTCGTCGCGGACGTAGACGGGGTCTTTCTCTTCTCCCCGAGCGCCTCGTACTACGAGCGGTTCGACAGCCGCGACGACCTCGTGGTGATCGCACCCGAGAACACCGTCGACGCCGAGACGTTCGTGCGACTCCCGCTGGAGTTCACGAACGTCGAAGACCGGATCAAGTTCGGCATCGAGGGCGCGATGGACGAGAACATCGTGGAGGAGGGCGACACCGTGATCTGTTCGGCGTCGATGTTCGACGGCGACGCCGACACCCTGACGCGAGTCCGGGTCGGCGAGAACATGCGCTCGGGCGTCTACGATCTGATCGTCAACTCGCGTGCGGACCCGAACGTCGTCCGGGACGTCTTCGAGGTCGCGGTCGAACTCGGGAAGAAGGGCCAGAAGGGGAAACCCGTGGGCGCGCTGTTCGTCGTCGGCGACGCCGGGAAGGTGATGAACAAGTCCCGGCCGCTGTCGTACAACCCCTTCGAGAAGTCCCACGTCCACGTCGGCGACCCCATCGTGAACGTGATGCTGAAGGAGTTCTCGCGGCTCGACGGCGCGTTCGTCGTCTCGGACTCGGGCAAGATCGTCTCCGCGTACCGCTACCTCGAACCCGCCGCCGAGGGCGTGGACATCCCGAAGGGGCTGGGCGCGCGCCACATGGCCGGCGGCGCGATCACGCGGGACACGAACGCCATCGCCATCGTCCTCTCCGAGAGCGACGGACTGGTCCGGGCGTTCAAGGGCGGGAAGCTGATACTGGAGATCGATCCGGAGGACTACTGA
- a CDS encoding glutamate--cysteine ligase, protein MDIGSRESFTRMGTLGIEEEFFIVDDAGRPTSGIDDLVYGSDPPAMLADRLDHELFKFTIETQTPRIEDPANAREKLLAVREALVDHADDHGYGIAAAGLHPTAKWRELDHAEKPRYRAQLDRIQYPQHRNTTAGLHVHVGVDDADKATWIANELRWYLPPLLALSANSPFWNGFDTGLHSARAKIFEGLPNTGMPTRFDDYDDYARFERRMVETGSIDDRGELWYDVRPHTGHGTVEVRTPDAQADPDVVLAFTEFVHALVLDLAAHYEDGETGTDPRRELLDENKWRAIRHGHDASFVTPDGEDTVPLGEFVVRQSDRLDVDGLREVYDRESGAERQRRIHEESGVDALCADLTLN, encoded by the coding sequence ATGGACATTGGTTCGCGGGAGTCGTTCACCCGGATGGGGACGCTCGGGATCGAAGAGGAGTTCTTCATCGTGGACGACGCGGGGCGACCGACCTCGGGCATCGACGACCTGGTCTACGGGAGCGACCCGCCCGCGATGCTCGCCGACCGCCTCGACCACGAACTGTTCAAGTTCACCATCGAGACGCAGACGCCTCGTATCGAAGACCCCGCGAACGCCCGCGAAAAGTTACTCGCCGTCCGTGAGGCGCTCGTCGACCACGCCGACGACCACGGCTACGGGATCGCCGCCGCCGGACTCCACCCCACCGCGAAGTGGCGCGAACTCGACCACGCCGAGAAGCCGCGCTACCGGGCGCAACTCGACCGCATCCAGTACCCCCAACACCGGAACACGACCGCCGGCCTCCACGTCCACGTCGGCGTGGACGACGCGGACAAGGCGACGTGGATCGCCAACGAACTCCGGTGGTATCTCCCGCCGCTGCTCGCGCTCTCTGCGAACTCCCCGTTCTGGAACGGCTTCGACACCGGCCTCCACTCGGCCCGCGCGAAGATATTCGAGGGACTGCCGAACACCGGGATGCCGACGCGGTTCGACGACTACGACGACTACGCCCGGTTCGAGCGCCGGATGGTCGAGACCGGCTCGATCGACGACCGCGGCGAACTGTGGTACGACGTGCGGCCCCACACCGGTCACGGGACGGTCGAGGTCCGGACGCCGGACGCGCAGGCCGATCCCGACGTGGTGCTGGCGTTCACCGAGTTCGTCCACGCGCTGGTGCTCGACCTCGCGGCACACTACGAGGACGGCGAGACCGGCACCGATCCGCGCCGGGAACTGTTAGACGAGAACAAGTGGCGGGCGATCAGACACGGCCACGACGCGAGTTTCGTGACGCCGGACGGCGAGGACACGGTTCCGCTCGGCGAGTTCGTCGTCCGGCAGTCTGACCGACTGGACGTCGACGGGCTCCGCGAAGTCTACGACCGCGAGAGCGGCGCGGAGCGACAGCGCCGAATCCACGAGGAGTCCGGTGTCGACGCACTGTGTGCCGATCTGACGCTGAACTGA
- the aglJ gene encoding S-layer glycoprotein N-glycosyltransferase AglJ produces MDRADVCVLLPTMDEAETIGDVIDEFVAEGFDRILVIDGGSTDDTRDIARDRGAQVVVQSGSGKGQAVREAVHDYVESPYVLLLDGDGTYRADDADAMLAPLDDGAEHVIGDRFADMHPDAMSRLNALGNRLINRSFGFIHGPGWGDILSGYRAFTRDSFERMHLTSDGFGIETEMAVECAKRSIPTVVVPITYDPRPDGSETNLRPFRDGGVIFLELYRRAKTNNPLFYFGSVGFASTAVGLVLGAYVAYDWFVNTISHEVIAVVTAFAILFGVQLLMFGVLSDLILTLHRETLGRLDEVEEDLETLESGVDVGEVGEAVVESEVEAEAGDD; encoded by the coding sequence ATGGACAGAGCCGACGTGTGCGTCCTGCTCCCGACGATGGACGAGGCGGAGACCATCGGCGACGTGATCGACGAGTTCGTCGCCGAGGGGTTCGACCGCATCCTCGTCATCGACGGCGGATCCACGGACGACACCCGCGACATCGCCCGCGACCGTGGCGCGCAGGTCGTCGTCCAGTCCGGATCGGGGAAGGGACAGGCGGTCCGCGAGGCGGTCCACGACTACGTCGAGTCCCCCTACGTCCTCCTCCTCGACGGCGACGGTACCTACCGGGCCGACGACGCCGACGCGATGCTCGCCCCCCTCGACGACGGCGCGGAGCACGTCATCGGCGACCGCTTTGCCGACATGCACCCGGACGCGATGAGTCGCCTGAACGCCCTCGGCAACCGCCTGATCAACCGCTCGTTCGGCTTCATCCACGGGCCGGGGTGGGGGGACATCCTCTCGGGCTACCGCGCCTTCACCCGCGACTCCTTCGAGCGGATGCACCTCACCAGCGACGGCTTCGGCATCGAGACCGAGATGGCGGTGGAGTGTGCAAAGCGGTCGATTCCCACCGTGGTCGTGCCGATCACCTACGACCCGCGACCGGACGGGTCGGAGACGAACCTCCGGCCGTTCCGCGACGGCGGCGTCATCTTCCTCGAACTGTACCGCCGGGCGAAGACGAACAACCCCCTCTTCTACTTCGGGAGCGTCGGCTTCGCTTCGACCGCCGTGGGGCTGGTGCTGGGCGCGTACGTCGCCTACGACTGGTTCGTCAACACGATCTCCCACGAGGTGATCGCGGTCGTGACCGCCTTCGCGATCCTGTTCGGCGTGCAGTTGCTGATGTTCGGCGTGTTGTCCGATCTGATCCTGACGCTGCACCGCGAGACGCTCGGCCGACTGGACGAGGTGGAGGAAGACCTGGAGACGCTGGAGTCGGGGGTGGACGTGGGTGAGGTCGGTGAGGCGGTCGTGGAGTCGGAGGTCGAAGCAGAGGCCGGTGACGACTGA